In Tursiops truncatus isolate mTurTru1 chromosome 9, mTurTru1.mat.Y, whole genome shotgun sequence, a single genomic region encodes these proteins:
- the LOC141279576 gene encoding solute carrier family 23 member 1-like, which produces MVIVAAGCVLLLMGIFGKIGAAFATIPTPVIGGMFLVMFGVITAVGISNLQYVDMNSSRNIFVFGFSIYCGLAVPNWVNKNPERLHTGILQLDQVIQVLLTTGMFVGGFLGFLLDNTIPGSLEERGLLAWNQIQKSEETTKISEVYSLPCGIGTRFCASSCTRCLPFWPKLERGGRGEVGVSQLTLCSRDPSEERPKGATDTRM; this is translated from the exons ATGGTGATTGTTGCGGCGGGCTGCGTGCTGCTCCTGATGGGCATATTTGGGAAGATCGGGGCTGCGTTTGCCACCATCCCAACCCCTGTGATCGGAGGCATGTTCCTGGTGATGTTTGGGGTCATCACTGCCGTGGGGATTTCCAATCTTCAG TACGTGGACATGAACTCGTCCAGAAACATCTTTGTCTTTGGCTTCTCCATCTACTGTGGGCTTGCTGTTCCCAACTGGGTGAACAAGAACCCGGAGAGGCTCCACACAG GGATTCTGCAGTTGGACCAGGTCATCCAGGTGCTGCTGACCACGGGCATGTTTGTTGGTggatttctgggctttctactgGACAACACCATCCCTG GAAGCCTGGAGGAGAGAGGCCTCCTGGCGTGGAATCAAATCCAGAAGTCTGAGGAGACTACGAAGATCTCGGAGGTCTACAGCCTCCCCTGCGGGATCGGCACCAGGTTCTGCGCATCCTCCTGCACCCGGTGCCTCCCCTTCTGGCCCAAGCTGGAACGTGGTGGGAGAGGTGAAGTGGGGGTGAGCCAGCTGACGCTCTGCTCCCGGGACCCCTCAGAAGAGCGACCCAAGGGCGCCACAGACACCAGGATGTAA